DNA sequence from the Novosphingobium sp. KACC 22771 genome:
AGCGGCTGGACGGTCTGGCTGCGCCATTCCTCACGCGTGGCGGCGTCCATCGGCGTTGAGGGGATCGCGGGCGCGGCGGCCTGCCCCGGCCACAGCGCCACCGCCAGACCGATCCCGCCCAGCATCACCCCCAGCCCGCGAAACCAGCGCGCCGTGCCGATGTCCTCGGCCAGATCGGTGGCCATGTCGAAGCCGCGCAAGGCGCGCTGCATCCTTGCGGCCAGCGCATGGGGTAGAGCAACAGGGGCGGAAAAATCGCGGCTTGCCATGACGGCCTTTGCAAAGGAGATTTCTACCCCTCTCTCCTTGCATCACGATGGTTAAGCCATCGCTAAACCTGTGGCTTATTGGACCAATGAAGGCCGAATGCGACAAAGCGCCCCTTGCGGGGCCGGGTCTGCTTTGCCACATTCAGGGGGTAATGGTTCACACCCCCAACTTGCGCGCTTCGTTTCGCCCGCAACAATCCCATGATGGCCGGGTGAAGGCCGTGCTTGGCCCTACCAACACGGGCAAGACCCATCTGGCCATCGAGCGGCTCTGCGCCCATTCCTCGGGCGCCATCGGCTTTCCGCTGCGCCTGCTGGCGCGCGAGGTCTATGAAAAGGTCTGCGCGATCAAGGGGGCCGAGCATGTCGCGCTGATCACCGGCGAGGAGCGGATCGAGCCGCCGAATGCGCGTTGGCTGCTGTGTACGGTCGAGGCGATGCCGGTGAGGGGAGGCTCGAAGCAAGGGGCCAATGCCCGCTTCACCGACCTGTCCTTTGTCGCCATCGATGAAATTCAGCTCTGCGGCGACCGCGACCGGGGGCATATTTTCACCGACCGCCTGCTGCATGCGCGCGGGCGCGATGAGACGATGCTGCTTGGCTCATCGGTGATGGAACCGCTGGTCAAGTCGCTCGTGCCCGAGGCCGAAATCGTGAGCCGTCCGCGTTTTTCCACGCTGAGCCATTCGGGAGCCAAGAAGCTCTCGCGCGTGCCGCCGCGCAGCGCCATCGTCGCCTTTTCGGCCGAGCAGGTCTATGCCGTGGCCGAAATGCTGCGCCGGTTTCGCGGCGGTGCGGCGGTGGTGATGGGGGCGCTTTCCCCCGAAACCCGCAACCGGCAAGTCGAACTCTATCAATCGGGCGAGGTCGATTATCTGGTCGCCACCGATGCCATCGGCATGGGGCTGAACCTCGACATCACTCATGTGGCTTTCGCCGGGCTGTCGAAATATGACGGGGTGCGCCAACGCCGCCTGCTGCCCACCGAAATGGCGCAAATCGCCGGGCGCGCCGGGCGGCATCAGCGCGACGGCACCTTTGGCACACTGGCCGGGACCGGTGGCCATGACGCGGAATTTACCGATGAGGAAATCTATGCGATCGAGGAGCATCGCTTCGCGCCGCTGACCCGCCTGTTCTGGCGCGAAAGCGATCTGTCCTTCGATTCGGTGGCGCGGCTGATCGATTCGCTCGAACGGCCCCCGGCCAAGGCTGAACTGATCGCAGCGCCCCAAGCCATCGATCTGGCCGTGCTCAAGCGCCTGGCCGAAGACCCCGATATTGCCCCCGGCGTGCGCGGCACAGGGCTGGTGCGCCGCTTTTGGGAGGCCTGCTCGCTGCCCGATTTTCGCCAACAGGGGGCCGAAACCCATGCCCGCTTTGTCGCCCGCCTGTGGGAGGAATTGCGCCACGGGCCGCTGGGCGCCGACACCGCCCCGCGCGCCATCGCGCAATTGGACAACACACAGGGCGACATTGACACGCTGCAGGGCCGGATTTCGGCGGTGCGTTCGTGGTCCTATATCTGCCAGCGGCCCGATTGGGTGCTGGCCCGCGATGAAATGGCCGCCCGCGCGCGTGAGGTCGAATCGCGCCTGTCCGATGCGCTCCATGCCCGCCTGACCGAGCGTTTCGTCAACCGGCGCACCACCGTGCTGATGCGCAAGCTGGGGCCGGATGCGGGCCTGCTTTCCGTGGCGATGGAGGGCGATGATGTGCTGGTCGAGGGCGAGAAGATCGGCACGTTGAGCGGTTTTGCCTTTCGCGTTGATCCCTCGGCGCGGCATGAGGATGCGCGGTTATTGCAGGCGGCGGCGGAAAAGCATCTGCCCGAACTGCTGGCCCGGCGCGCGGGCGAATTGATCGCGGCGCTCCATGCCGATGAGGCCGATGTGGCGATGCAGGGCGAGAGCATCACCTGGCATGGCCATCCTCTGGCCCGGATTGCGCGGGGGCGGGCGCTGCTCACCCCTACGCTGATCGCGGCGCCCTTGCTCGACCGGATGGCCGCGCCCTTGCGCGCCGATCTGATCGCGGCGCTGGGGCAATGGCTGGCGCGGCGCTGGAAACCACTGGCCCCGCTGGCGGCGATGGAGGCGGCCAGCCTTGATCCCGAGAGCGGGTCGGACCTGCGCGCGCTGCTGATCCGCATGATCGAGGGGGGCGGGATGGTG
Encoded proteins:
- a CDS encoding helicase-related protein produces the protein MVHTPNLRASFRPQQSHDGRVKAVLGPTNTGKTHLAIERLCAHSSGAIGFPLRLLAREVYEKVCAIKGAEHVALITGEERIEPPNARWLLCTVEAMPVRGGSKQGANARFTDLSFVAIDEIQLCGDRDRGHIFTDRLLHARGRDETMLLGSSVMEPLVKSLVPEAEIVSRPRFSTLSHSGAKKLSRVPPRSAIVAFSAEQVYAVAEMLRRFRGGAAVVMGALSPETRNRQVELYQSGEVDYLVATDAIGMGLNLDITHVAFAGLSKYDGVRQRRLLPTEMAQIAGRAGRHQRDGTFGTLAGTGGHDAEFTDEEIYAIEEHRFAPLTRLFWRESDLSFDSVARLIDSLERPPAKAELIAAPQAIDLAVLKRLAEDPDIAPGVRGTGLVRRFWEACSLPDFRQQGAETHARFVARLWEELRHGPLGADTAPRAIAQLDNTQGDIDTLQGRISAVRSWSYICQRPDWVLARDEMAARAREVESRLSDALHARLTERFVNRRTTVLMRKLGPDAGLLSVAMEGDDVLVEGEKIGTLSGFAFRVDPSARHEDARLLQAAAEKHLPELLARRAGELIAALHADEADVAMQGESITWHGHPLARIARGRALLTPTLIAAPLLDRMAAPLRADLIAALGQWLARRWKPLAPLAAMEAASLDPESGSDLRALLIRMIEGGGMVDRAASGVEKLSPPQRDVLRRLGVRIGPLDLFHPAMVKAAPLQLWQSAVGAKGVIAQPMAPVVKLGDKPVPRAYRRLGQEALRIDRADRLLREAHGRRKAAGGKVGKNGKGGQASFSLDPAEAVKIGLSTRAYAHLLRLGGFRPIMPRALPAETYGPPAPLVWRWQPPRREAEAAARQPGAMDADSPFAALAALVA